Proteins encoded in a region of the Saccharothrix ecbatanensis genome:
- a CDS encoding FAD-binding dehydrogenase — MAHDADVIVVGAGLAGLVATAELVDAGRKVILLDQEPEAAFGGQAFWSFGGLFLVDSPEQRRLKVKDSAELALQDWLGSAAFDRECDHWPRRWAEAYVNFAAGEKRSWLHAMGVRWFPLVQWAERGGYLADGHGNSVPRFHVTWGTGPGIVAPFERRVREGVERGLVQLKFRHRVTGLTMTGGAVDGVRGSVLEDSAVERGVASSRTVVSDFELRAQAVVVTSGGIGANHDMVRRNWPARLGTPPAHMLSGVPDHVDGEMLKVVQDTGGEIINEDRMWHYPEGIANYAPIWSRHGIRILPGPSSLWLDATGQRLPIPLFPGFDALGALEHIVKTGHGYSWFVLNQRIIGKEFALSGSEQNPDLTGKDVRAVLKRALPGAVAPVEEFAKRSEEFIFGRTAAELAAGMNKLTGTSMIDAAALHRTIVERDRQVISGLGKDMQINAMREARKFITDKLIRVVEPHPLLDPKAGPLIAVRLSVLTRKTLGGLHTDLSARVLQSDGSPLPGVYAAGEASGFGGGGVHGYRALEGTFLGGCLFSGRVAGRAAAEATG, encoded by the coding sequence ATGGCACATGACGCGGATGTCATCGTCGTCGGCGCGGGTCTGGCGGGTCTCGTCGCCACCGCCGAGCTGGTCGACGCGGGACGCAAGGTCATCCTGCTCGACCAGGAGCCGGAGGCGGCGTTCGGCGGGCAGGCGTTCTGGTCGTTCGGCGGGTTGTTCCTGGTGGACAGCCCGGAGCAGCGGCGGCTGAAGGTCAAGGACTCGGCGGAGCTGGCGTTGCAGGACTGGCTGGGCTCGGCCGCGTTCGACCGGGAGTGCGACCACTGGCCGCGTCGGTGGGCCGAGGCCTACGTGAACTTCGCGGCGGGCGAGAAGCGGTCGTGGCTGCACGCGATGGGCGTGCGCTGGTTCCCGCTCGTGCAGTGGGCCGAGCGCGGCGGGTACCTGGCCGACGGCCACGGGAACTCCGTGCCCCGGTTCCACGTCACCTGGGGCACCGGGCCCGGGATCGTCGCGCCGTTCGAGCGGCGGGTGCGGGAGGGCGTGGAGCGCGGGCTCGTGCAGCTGAAGTTCCGGCACCGCGTCACCGGGCTGACCATGACGGGCGGTGCGGTGGACGGCGTGCGCGGCTCCGTGCTGGAGGACAGTGCCGTCGAGCGTGGGGTGGCCAGTTCGCGCACGGTCGTCTCGGACTTCGAGCTGCGTGCGCAGGCGGTCGTCGTCACGTCCGGTGGCATCGGCGCGAACCACGACATGGTCCGCCGCAACTGGCCCGCGCGCCTCGGCACGCCGCCCGCGCACATGCTGTCCGGTGTCCCCGACCACGTCGACGGCGAGATGCTGAAGGTCGTGCAGGACACCGGCGGCGAGATCATCAACGAAGACCGCATGTGGCACTACCCCGAGGGCATCGCCAACTACGCGCCGATCTGGAGCAGGCACGGCATCCGCATCCTGCCGGGGCCGTCGTCGCTGTGGCTGGACGCCACCGGGCAGCGGCTGCCGATCCCGCTGTTCCCGGGCTTCGACGCGTTGGGGGCGTTGGAGCACATCGTGAAGACCGGGCACGGGTACTCGTGGTTCGTGCTGAACCAGCGGATCATCGGCAAGGAGTTCGCGCTGTCCGGGTCGGAGCAGAACCCCGACCTGACCGGCAAGGACGTCCGTGCGGTGCTGAAGCGCGCGCTGCCGGGCGCCGTCGCGCCGGTGGAGGAGTTCGCGAAGCGGTCGGAGGAGTTCATCTTCGGGCGCACGGCGGCCGAGCTGGCGGCCGGGATGAACAAGCTGACCGGCACGTCCATGATCGATGCCGCCGCCCTGCACCGCACGATCGTCGAGCGCGACCGGCAGGTGATCTCCGGGCTGGGCAAGGACATGCAGATCAACGCCATGCGCGAGGCCCGGAAGTTCATCACGGACAAGCTGATCCGGGTGGTCGAGCCGCACCCGTTGCTGGACCCGAAGGCCGGGCCGCTGATCGCCGTGCGCCTCTCCGTGCTGACGCGCAAGACCCTGGGCGGCTTGCACACCGACTTGTCGGCCCGGGTCCTTCAATCTGACGGCTCGCCCCTGCCCGGCGTCTACGCGGCCGGTGAGGCGTCCGGTTTCGGCGGCGGCGGCGTCCACGGCTACCGCGCGTTGGAGGGCACGTTCCTGGGCGGCTGCCTGTTCTCCGGCCGCGTGGCCGGCCGCGCCGCCGCCGAGGCGACCGGCTGA
- a CDS encoding PPE domain-containing protein produces the protein MAEQTQQTQLERLRAQEIDLVLTDAQNWASRSHRELYEAVHNNNDPGQTGEIGSEWGQFGTELTESARLITERVAVSESGWTGAAADAARLAIKGLADWVTHTAETAVEVGKRVQDQSQIMENARASMPEPVEFNWDQATGAFTAGGIAGFAASATDMQAANDKARASHEHAVTVMSTMENESRAVDQTTPRFTAPFNPVTGRTEEPPAMLMRALIVEGGSGGGGGGGGGAAGAGDAGGTAPSNFLTATQQGRQAEAAQPMTSAQAATYTPAATASTPTSTYTGPAGAYAGGGGGTYTSGSPTSAGVAPSPAMYRPEGTTAAAAAAQVPVANPYTPPSSAPYTPSGTGYTPPGSGYTPPGSGYVPPYQPANPNAVPRQGGGTLPPGVKPPNYVPAGTPGTPGTPPLPGGGPGGGPGGGGGGRLPMGGMPPGGFGGATGAGGAPGFGGAPGFGPTGSGGAGGAGGSLAAGGSTGAVGGPGGPGARGAMPVGGFAPGGAGAAGMPMAGAPAGAPAGGQQGEDKEHRTAAYLRGEDIFEVPGEHLPPSVIGGAKPRKKGDQP, from the coding sequence ATGGCGGAGCAGACACAGCAGACGCAGCTGGAACGGCTGCGCGCGCAGGAGATCGACCTGGTGCTGACGGACGCGCAGAACTGGGCGTCCCGGTCGCACCGCGAGCTGTACGAGGCGGTGCACAACAACAACGACCCGGGCCAGACCGGTGAGATCGGCTCCGAGTGGGGCCAGTTCGGCACCGAGCTCACCGAGTCCGCGCGGCTGATCACCGAGCGGGTGGCGGTCAGCGAGTCCGGGTGGACCGGTGCGGCGGCGGACGCCGCGCGGCTCGCGATCAAGGGCCTGGCCGACTGGGTGACGCACACCGCCGAGACCGCGGTCGAGGTCGGCAAGCGGGTGCAGGACCAGAGCCAGATCATGGAGAACGCGCGGGCGAGCATGCCCGAGCCGGTCGAGTTCAACTGGGACCAGGCCACCGGGGCGTTCACGGCGGGCGGCATCGCCGGGTTCGCGGCTTCCGCCACGGACATGCAGGCGGCCAACGACAAGGCGCGGGCGTCGCACGAGCACGCCGTGACGGTCATGAGCACGATGGAGAACGAGTCGCGGGCGGTCGACCAGACCACGCCGCGGTTCACCGCCCCGTTCAACCCGGTCACCGGTCGGACCGAGGAGCCGCCGGCCATGCTGATGCGGGCCCTGATCGTGGAGGGCGGGAGCGGCGGTGGTGGTGGCGGCGGCGGTGGCGCTGCTGGTGCCGGTGATGCCGGTGGCACCGCGCCTTCGAACTTCCTGACGGCGACGCAGCAGGGCAGGCAGGCCGAGGCGGCGCAGCCGATGACGTCCGCGCAGGCCGCGACGTACACGCCGGCGGCCACGGCTTCGACCCCGACCAGTACGTACACAGGCCCGGCCGGTGCCTATGCGGGTGGTGGCGGCGGGACGTACACGAGCGGCAGCCCCACGTCTGCCGGCGTGGCGCCGAGCCCGGCGATGTACCGGCCCGAGGGCACCACGGCTGCCGCGGCGGCGGCGCAGGTTCCCGTGGCCAACCCGTACACGCCGCCGTCCAGCGCGCCCTACACGCCGTCCGGTACCGGCTACACGCCTCCCGGCAGTGGTTACACGCCTCCGGGCAGTGGTTATGTGCCGCCGTACCAGCCGGCCAACCCGAACGCCGTGCCGCGCCAGGGCGGTGGCACCCTGCCTCCCGGCGTGAAGCCGCCGAACTACGTCCCGGCCGGCACCCCGGGCACCCCCGGCACGCCTCCGTTGCCCGGCGGCGGTCCTGGAGGCGGTCCTGGAGGCGGCGGCGGTGGTCGGCTGCCGATGGGCGGTATGCCTCCCGGCGGCTTCGGCGGCGCTACCGGTGCCGGTGGCGCTCCGGGCTTCGGCGGCGCTCCGGGCTTCGGCCCGACAGGATCAGGTGGTGCGGGCGGTGCCGGTGGGTCACTCGCCGCGGGTGGTTCGACCGGCGCGGTCGGTGGTCCGGGTGGTCCCGGCGCCCGTGGCGCGATGCCGGTCGGCGGGTTCGCTCCCGGTGGCGCGGGCGCGGCCGGGATGCCGATGGCCGGGGCGCCGGCCGGTGCCCCGGCGGGCGGTCAGCAGGGTGAGGACAAGGAGCACCGGACCGCCGCGTACCTCCGCGGTGAGGACATCTTCGAGGTGCCGGGCGAGCACCTGCCGCCGTCGGTGATCGGTGGCGCGAAGCCGCGCAAGAAGGGCGACCAGCCGTGA
- a CDS encoding ESX secretion-associated protein EspG has product MIEPEFVLTPRQLDVLWHHLDLGRLPYPLDVPSLGATEEERQRLREEVLAEYGEPDPRLVASLRLLGDHEVAVDAVAHIDRAVRAVAVSDGERGALALIDSGSVGVLEIRPTALARSIVDVLPDGSAGPGSALSLRLEALTAAAQEEPEDDEDDPWGGGELDEREALQKAGLSREDATVVSELAGSRVAGGQFGVTVGAGYRRDRAAALITWFDTHQGRYLMVSEDGWLSLAPTDNDRIATRIATLLASVT; this is encoded by the coding sequence GTGATCGAGCCCGAGTTCGTGCTCACGCCGCGACAGCTGGACGTGCTGTGGCACCACCTCGACCTGGGCCGGCTGCCGTACCCGCTGGACGTGCCGAGCCTCGGCGCCACGGAAGAAGAGCGTCAGCGGCTGCGGGAGGAGGTGCTCGCGGAGTACGGCGAGCCCGATCCCCGGCTGGTGGCGTCGCTCCGGCTGCTCGGCGATCACGAGGTGGCGGTGGACGCGGTCGCCCACATCGACCGCGCGGTGCGGGCGGTGGCCGTGTCCGACGGTGAGCGGGGCGCGTTGGCGCTGATCGACAGCGGTTCGGTCGGCGTGCTGGAGATCCGGCCGACCGCGTTGGCCCGGTCGATCGTGGACGTGCTGCCGGACGGGTCGGCGGGGCCGGGCAGCGCGCTGTCGCTGCGGCTGGAGGCGTTGACCGCGGCGGCGCAGGAGGAGCCGGAGGACGACGAGGACGACCCGTGGGGCGGCGGGGAGCTGGACGAGCGGGAGGCGTTGCAGAAGGCCGGGTTGTCGCGCGAGGACGCGACGGTGGTCAGCGAGTTGGCCGGCAGCCGGGTCGCCGGTGGCCAGTTCGGGGTCACCGTCGGCGCCGGCTACCGGCGGGACCGGGCCGCGGCGCTGATCACGTGGTTCGACACCCACCAGGGCCGCTACCTGATGGTGAGCGAGGACGGCTGGCTCAGCCTCGCCCCCACCGACAACGACCGCATCGCCACCCGGATCGCCACCCTCCTAGCCTCCGTCACCTAA
- a CDS encoding NAD(P)-dependent oxidoreductase, translating to MLDLKFSRGFSVAGMTVTVLGLGEMGSALAAAFLAGGQRTTVWNRTAGKADALVAEGAVRAGSVAEAVAESDLVVVNVKGNDAVRAILASAGSLDGRVVVNLTDGTSGEARDLAARVSDQGAAYVHGQIMTIAPAIGHADSVVFYGGDSAAYERHREVLSLLGGRGAYLGDDAGTPALFGLAMNDTMWGTLNGFLHAAALLSSEGVEVKRFLEHATASLSGLLGYLPSLAEEVDRGEYAVPFGALKHHLPAVADLVRESRDRGIDDEFPSYTLRLVRAVVEDGHGDDSYSRLVERFRSSPAS from the coding sequence ATGCTTGACCTCAAGTTTAGTCGAGGTTTTAGCGTCGCCGGCATGACTGTGACTGTGTTGGGTTTGGGAGAGATGGGGTCCGCGTTGGCCGCCGCGTTCCTGGCGGGTGGGCAGCGGACCACGGTGTGGAACCGCACTGCCGGCAAGGCCGACGCGTTGGTGGCGGAGGGTGCGGTGCGTGCGGGGTCCGTGGCGGAGGCCGTCGCGGAGAGTGATCTCGTGGTGGTGAACGTCAAGGGGAACGACGCCGTGCGGGCGATCCTGGCGTCGGCCGGGTCACTGGACGGGCGGGTGGTGGTCAACCTGACCGATGGGACGTCCGGTGAGGCGCGGGACTTGGCCGCCCGGGTGTCCGATCAGGGCGCGGCGTACGTGCACGGGCAGATCATGACCATCGCGCCGGCGATCGGGCATGCCGACTCGGTCGTGTTCTACGGCGGTGACTCGGCGGCCTACGAGCGTCATCGTGAGGTGCTGTCGTTGTTGGGTGGGCGTGGGGCCTACCTCGGTGACGACGCGGGGACGCCGGCGCTGTTCGGGTTGGCCATGAACGACACGATGTGGGGGACGCTCAACGGGTTCCTGCACGCGGCGGCGTTGCTGTCGAGCGAGGGCGTCGAGGTGAAGCGGTTCCTGGAGCACGCGACGGCGTCGTTGAGCGGGTTGCTCGGGTACCTGCCGTCGTTGGCGGAGGAGGTGGACCGGGGCGAGTACGCGGTGCCGTTCGGGGCGTTGAAGCACCACTTGCCGGCCGTGGCGGACCTGGTGCGGGAGAGCCGTGATCGGGGGATCGACGACGAGTTCCCGTCGTACACCTTGCGGCTGGTGCGTGCGGTGGTCGAGGACGGGCACGGGGACGACAGCTACTCGCGGCTGGTCGAGCGGTTCCGGTCGTCGCCCGCGTCCTGA
- a CDS encoding AfsR/SARP family transcriptional regulator has product MRVNLLGPVELVCPGGEAVRLGAAKRRTVLAALALELNRVVSGDRLLDLVWDGSPPPQAKAALQGHIAQLRKVLTGGVALVTRAPGYVLTGERSAVDVFRFEDLLATARDAVDADAVELLREALALWRGPVLADVPGDQLREAVSARLEELRLVAVQELATRLSRLNRAAEAVSVLRDAVEANPLREALVSRLVLALHWTGRQAEALALFHRTRERLVEELGVDPGPELRDAYQTVLAGDTAPSVPVGRAPAQLPREHRGFVGREPELSDLGESLSGQDSAIGLLVGPAGVGKTALALRWAHRVAGDFPDGQLFVNLRGFDETEPLDPRTALIGFLRALGLTDTEIAVDLEDQAAQYRSLLAGRRVLVFLDNARSAAQVRPLLPGSARCLVLVTSRHRLDDLVVTEGASSLHVPTLPESNAEDLLAALLGRQRIEQEPDAVAELVEQCDRLPLALRIAGARLASRPRWTIQSLVDELRDEQGRLSALSLPEAGRGVHAALAVSYRELPEGAARLFRRLGLHPGTDLDSYTAAALLDINVVSARTHLRTLAYANLLHESTPDRYSRHDLVRLFTHHLAATESEVDLATHRLLDYYLHVADRARTHLSDHVRPFGPAEHPPSSFPELLSHATALDWFTSEEANLGLALDMAVNGGLRERTWQLALCLDAFHFRRGNRMDRLALCRIGLAATRSLGDAHAEATFLLRLGSTLADLGRIDEAVEACTRAAALAGGDRHLELAALANLGYCLMADDQLDRAQEVILEALDVAREVGDRRSQASIQNNLANVLLRKHQPEAALRHATEALTLFPSAPSKAHTAALHTVGTASQQLGRADEALESYRAGLALAARLGDHYQEALCHRAIGDVLEQSEGPTAARPHWQAAHQLYRDLRLADADDLARKLDLTTCPTL; this is encoded by the coding sequence ATGCGGGTGAACCTGCTCGGTCCCGTTGAGCTGGTTTGCCCAGGTGGGGAAGCTGTCCGGCTGGGTGCGGCCAAGCGGCGGACGGTCCTCGCGGCCCTCGCCCTGGAGCTGAACCGCGTGGTGTCCGGCGACCGGCTCCTCGACCTGGTGTGGGACGGCTCACCGCCGCCACAGGCGAAAGCCGCCCTTCAGGGGCATATCGCCCAGCTTCGCAAGGTTTTGACCGGCGGTGTCGCGCTCGTCACCCGTGCTCCCGGTTACGTGTTGACCGGCGAACGTTCCGCTGTCGACGTGTTCCGGTTCGAGGACCTGCTGGCGACCGCACGTGACGCGGTGGACGCCGACGCGGTCGAGCTGCTGCGGGAGGCGTTGGCGTTGTGGCGCGGGCCGGTGCTCGCGGACGTGCCGGGCGACCAGCTGCGCGAGGCGGTGTCCGCGCGGCTGGAGGAGCTGCGGCTGGTGGCCGTGCAGGAGCTGGCGACGCGGCTGTCGAGGCTGAACCGGGCGGCCGAGGCGGTGTCCGTGCTGCGGGACGCGGTGGAGGCGAACCCGTTGCGCGAGGCGTTGGTGTCACGGCTGGTGCTGGCGCTGCACTGGACCGGACGGCAGGCCGAGGCGTTGGCGTTGTTCCACCGGACGCGGGAACGGCTGGTCGAGGAGCTGGGCGTGGACCCCGGGCCGGAGCTGCGGGACGCCTACCAGACCGTGCTGGCGGGTGACACCGCGCCGTCCGTGCCGGTGGGGCGTGCGCCCGCGCAGTTGCCGCGTGAACATCGCGGGTTCGTCGGACGTGAGCCGGAACTGTCGGACCTGGGTGAGAGCCTGAGCGGGCAGGACTCGGCGATCGGTCTGCTGGTCGGTCCGGCCGGGGTGGGCAAGACGGCGTTGGCGCTGCGCTGGGCGCACCGGGTGGCCGGCGACTTCCCGGACGGCCAGCTGTTCGTGAACCTGCGCGGGTTCGACGAGACGGAGCCGCTGGACCCGCGGACGGCGTTGATCGGGTTCCTGCGGGCGTTGGGGCTGACCGACACGGAGATCGCGGTCGACCTGGAGGACCAGGCCGCGCAGTACCGGTCGCTGCTGGCCGGGCGTCGGGTGCTGGTGTTCCTGGACAACGCCCGGTCGGCCGCGCAGGTCCGTCCGCTGCTGCCGGGGTCGGCCCGGTGCCTGGTGCTGGTGACGAGCCGGCACCGGCTGGACGACCTCGTGGTGACGGAGGGCGCGTCGTCGCTGCACGTGCCGACGTTGCCGGAGTCGAACGCCGAGGACCTGTTGGCCGCTCTGCTCGGGCGGCAACGGATCGAGCAGGAACCGGACGCGGTGGCCGAGCTGGTGGAGCAGTGCGACCGGCTGCCGCTGGCCCTGCGGATCGCGGGCGCGCGGCTCGCGTCACGGCCGCGGTGGACGATCCAGTCGCTGGTGGACGAGCTGCGTGACGAGCAGGGGCGGCTGTCGGCGTTGTCGCTGCCGGAGGCGGGGCGTGGGGTGCACGCGGCGCTGGCGGTGAGCTACCGGGAGCTGCCGGAGGGCGCGGCGCGGCTGTTCCGCCGGCTCGGGCTGCACCCGGGAACGGACCTGGACAGCTACACGGCGGCGGCGTTGCTGGACATCAACGTGGTCAGCGCGCGGACGCACCTGCGGACGCTGGCGTACGCGAACCTGTTGCACGAGTCGACGCCGGACCGGTACTCGCGGCACGACCTGGTGCGGCTGTTCACGCACCACCTGGCGGCCACCGAGTCCGAAGTGGACTTGGCGACGCACCGGCTGTTGGACTACTACCTGCACGTGGCGGACCGGGCGCGGACGCACCTGTCCGACCACGTCCGGCCGTTCGGTCCGGCCGAGCACCCGCCGTCGTCGTTCCCGGAGCTGTTGTCGCACGCGACGGCGTTGGACTGGTTCACGTCGGAGGAGGCGAACCTGGGGCTGGCGCTGGACATGGCGGTGAACGGCGGGCTGCGGGAGCGGACGTGGCAGCTCGCGCTGTGCCTGGACGCGTTCCACTTCCGTCGTGGCAACCGGATGGACCGGTTGGCGTTGTGCCGCATCGGGTTGGCCGCGACGCGTTCGCTGGGTGACGCGCACGCGGAGGCGACGTTCCTGCTGCGGTTGGGCTCGACGTTGGCCGACCTGGGGCGGATCGACGAGGCGGTCGAGGCGTGCACGCGGGCGGCGGCGTTGGCGGGCGGTGACCGGCACCTGGAGCTGGCGGCGTTGGCGAACCTGGGGTACTGCCTGATGGCGGACGACCAACTGGACCGGGCGCAGGAGGTGATCCTGGAGGCGCTGGACGTGGCGCGGGAGGTGGGGGACCGCCGGTCGCAGGCGAGCATCCAGAACAACCTGGCGAACGTGCTGCTGCGCAAGCACCAGCCGGAGGCGGCGTTACGCCACGCGACCGAAGCGCTGACGTTGTTCCCGTCCGCGCCGTCCAAGGCACACACCGCCGCCCTCCACACCGTGGGCACCGCGTCCCAGCAACTGGGCCGTGCCGACGAGGCCCTGGAGTCGTACCGCGCGGGCCTCGCGCTGGCGGCCCGCTTGGGCGACCACTACCAGGAAGCCTTGTGCCACCGGGCGATCGGCGACGTCCTGGAGCAGTCCGAAGGCCCCACCGCCGCCCGCCCCCACTGGCAAGCCGCCCACCAGCTCTACCGCGACCTGCGCCTGGCCGACGCCGACGACCTGGCCCGCAAGCTGGACCTGACGACCTGCCCGACCCTCTGA
- a CDS encoding cupin domain-containing protein, with the protein MTYTGDVGEVSAVWRPVAEVRTIDRPQSQARLVAPGTVTRNQFGLFDWRMKPRAGGAAPHFHKTFSESFYVTAGVVSLFNGETWVNGAAGDFLYVPEGGVHAFRNDTDEPASMLILFAPAPPREKFFLELAEILDSGRQLSREEWAEFYARHDQYMV; encoded by the coding sequence GTGACGTACACGGGTGACGTGGGCGAGGTCAGCGCGGTGTGGCGACCGGTGGCGGAGGTGCGGACCATCGACCGGCCGCAGAGCCAGGCACGGCTGGTCGCGCCGGGCACCGTCACGCGCAACCAGTTCGGCCTGTTCGACTGGCGGATGAAGCCGCGCGCGGGCGGCGCCGCACCGCACTTCCACAAGACGTTCTCGGAGTCGTTCTACGTGACCGCCGGAGTGGTCAGCCTGTTCAACGGCGAGACGTGGGTGAACGGCGCAGCGGGTGATTTCCTGTACGTGCCGGAAGGCGGTGTCCACGCTTTCCGCAACGACACCGACGAACCCGCCTCGATGTTGATCCTGTTCGCGCCCGCCCCGCCCCGGGAGAAGTTCTTCCTGGAACTCGCGGAGATCCTTGATTCGGGGCGGCAGTTGAGCCGCGAGGAGTGGGCCGAATTCTACGCCCGGCACGACCAGTACATGGTCTGA